The following coding sequences are from one Humulus lupulus chromosome X, drHumLupu1.1, whole genome shotgun sequence window:
- the LOC133803507 gene encoding uncharacterized protein LOC133803507, translating to MDPLSTPKNTSKDDDYECDCTFSHHHHHRGMKNPSYSSTTSRRTPSFSSFSSMSSHSSSSHGSASFYIPDHHHDSPLSPATPFRFSGVPFSWEHFPGIPKKQHSKKIKSKREDRPSILLLPLPPTTTTTTTTSTTPKKMIKKSSTSTVNSKQPLKWDPFIAALVECSKDDDDHHHDHDHDHDHDHDHQPNFWNIATAKVSKSLSDRFGLINLYNTSCKSTCVVAESIRHLPRSTRGSSYDHLINSRPRN from the coding sequence ATGGATCCTTTATCAACTCCCAAAAACACTTCCAAAGATGATGATTATGAATGTGACTGCACTTTctcacatcatcatcatcatcgtggTATGAAAAATCCATCTTATTCTTCTACTACTTCTCGCCGAACTCCATCTTTCTCCTCCTTCTCATCAATGTCATCACACTCTTCCTCCTCTCATGGCTCAGCTTCATTCTACATTCCTGATCATCACCATGACTCTCCTCTCAGTCCAGCCACGCCGTTTCGCTTTTCTGGGGTCCCATTTTCTTGGGAACATTTTCCCGGGATCCCCAAAAAGCAACATTCCAAGAAAATCAAGTCTAAGCGCGAAGATCGgccttctattcttcttcttcctctgcCGCCTACAACCACGACCACGACCACGACCAGCACCACCCCCAAGAAAATGATCAAGAAGAGTAGTACTAGTACTGTTAATTCTAAGCAGCCCTTGAAATGGGATCCATTTATTGCTGCCTTAGTTGAGTGTTCCAAAGACGACGACGATCACCACCATGATcatgaccatgaccatgaccatgaccatgaTCATCAACCAAACTTTTGGAATATTGCTACTGCAAAAGTATCAAAAAGCTTAAGTGACAGGTTCGGTTTGATTAATCTTTACAATACATCTTGTAAGTCTACTTGTGTTGTAGCTGAATCAATCAGACATCTTCCAAGGTCAACCAGAGGCAGCTCTTACGATCATCTAATCAACAGTCGTCCCCGTAATTAA
- the LOC133805855 gene encoding uncharacterized protein LOC133805855, whose translation MKKKKVTRKPASRSRNEEAIKSTPLPESSLKNQHNLQSEEDLPSLSTEGKQQMNSLSPVRDGDPLHLVDEDMDMNTATLAEKDNFQASVQSHWANLRDKLLINEATKLHYEEPIMKNGKKVAQIDLAEVAEQAQNWNSAVICMVLGANLPFAVFEGFVKRIWGHLGIERVVRMHMGLTIVKFNDEATRDFVLENGIVQFDRKPVIMQPWTQDLDSIRLVRFVPLWIQLSNLGLQYWGKKCLSALVSTIGKPIMVDKFTNDRSMIRFARVLVEMEITDDPPFIIYFVNERGQIQEQFVEYEWLPIKCKNCKGFGHYVTDCKKTDTKVWVTKSKTEQELASSVPVVADAKANIGETSGVNEATKVVEAKQNESGIDIREAAETQGSSQVYLISRTQANKENWEVPKKVGNSKSRGKTVSTNLDNKQNVFKVLQEQEAREKNGYLIGSKSDGLLKYS comes from the coding sequence atgaagaagaagaaggttacTCGAAAGCCTGCATCAAGATCAAGGAATGAGGAGGCCATTAAATCCACGCCATTGCCAGAATCCTCTTTGAAGAATCAACATAATCTACAGTCAGAGGAAGATCTACCTTCACTTTCTACTGAAGGTAAGCAGCAGATGAATTCGTTGAGCCCGGTTAGAGATGGTGATCCACTTCACCTGGTGGACGAAGATATGGATATGAATACGGCTACGCTTGCTGAGAAGGATAATTTTCAAGCTTCTGTTCAATCTCATTGGGCAAATCTTAGAGATAAGCTTCTTATCAATGAGGCGACTAAGCTTCATTATGAGGAGCCAATtatgaaaaatggaaagaaagtaGCTCAAATCGATTTGGCTGAAGTTGCAGAACAGGCTCAGAATTGGAACTCAGCTGTGATATGTATGGTATTGGGAGCCAATCTCCCATTTGCTGTGTTTGAAGGCTTTGTAAAACGAATTTGGGGTCACTTGGGTATTGAACGGGTTGTGAGGATGCATATGGGACTCACCATTGTCAAATTCAATGATGAGGCTACTAGAGATTTTGTTTTGGAGAATGGCATTGTGCAGTTCGACAGGAAGCCAGTTATTATGCAACCTTGGACTCAAGATCTAGACAGTATCAGGTTAGTTCGCTTTGTACCCCTGTGGATCCAACTATCTAATTTAGGTCTGCAATATTGGGGAAAAAAATGTCTAAGTGCCTTGGTTAGTACAATTGGGAAACCTATTATGGTGGACAAGTTTACAAATGATAGGTCTATGATCAGGTTTGCTAGAGTTCTTGTTGAAATGGAGATTACTGATGACCCTCCATTTATCATATATTTTGTCAATGAGCGTGGACAGATTCAAGAACAGTTTGTTGAATATGAATGGCTCCCCATAAAATGCAAGAATTGCAAGGGCTTTGGTCATTATGTAACTGATTGTAAGAAAACTGACACTAAGGTTTGGGTTACAAAGAGCAAGACAGAACAGGAACTTGCCAGTTCTGTTCCCGTTGTTGCAGATGCCAAGGCCAATATAGGAGAAACATCTGGTGTTAATGAGGCTACTAAAGTAGTGGAAGCAAAGCAAAATGAATCTGGGATAGATATTCGAGAGGCTGCTGAAACTCAGGGTAGTTCACAGGTCTATCTTATATCACGTACTCAAGCTAATAAAGAGAACTGGGAAGTCCCTAAGAAAGTTGGGAACTCTAAGAGTAGAGGCAAGACTGTGAGCACAAATTTGGACAACAAACAGAATGTGTTCAAGGTTCTTCAAGAACAGGAAGCAAGGGAGAAAAATGGGTACTTAATTGGCTCAAAATCTGATGGATTGCTCAAATATTCTTAG